TACCAACAAAACAGGGGTTTTTATATGGAGCCAGCAGTCGGGATCGAACCGACGACCTGCTGATTACAAATCAGCTGCTCTACCAACTGAGCTATGCTGGCGTGTGCGGACATAGAGAAACAAAACGCGGCGATTCTGGCAAGTGAAAACCGATTCTACTCGCCGAGTTGTCTGGCAAAAGCCGCGAAACGAACCTCCAGCCCGGCGACTTGCGCGCGCACGGCGGCGAGTTCCTGCTCCACGCGATCGAGGCGGGAGACGGCCGACGCCGTGACCGGCGACGACACGGCATCGCCGCCGCCTCCGGACGGAAGCGTGGCGGCGGCCGGCGGACCGCTCAACAGGTGCGCCCAGCGGGCCTCGCGGCGCCCGGATTCGCGGCCGAGCTTGACAGTCAACGGCCCTTCGGCATGATCGGCCAAACCCTGCAGGGCGGCCTCCACCGCCGTCACGTCTGCAAACACGGCGTGCATCCGCTCGGTCCGGGCGCGCAGCTCGGCGGCGGTCTGCGGACCGCGCAACAGCAATTCCGTCAGCAGCGCCACGGAGGGCTCCGGCACGTGAATCACCTCGGTGAAGGCGTGACGGTATTTGTAGGCCCGGTGCCCCGCCAGCGAGACCTGCCACGCCAGCTTCTTCTCGCGCAACCCATCCAGCGCCAGAACCACGGCCGTCTCGTCGAGCGAGAGGACCGGGTCGCGATTGTTTTTCTGATTGCACGCCGCGATCAGCGCGTTCAGGGTCAGCGGGTAGTATTCCGGCGTCGTGATCTGCTTCTCGATCAGCGAGCCCAGCACCCGCGCCTCGTCGGCGGTGAGCGTCAGTCCGGTCGGCGGGGGCGGTGTCTGAAGCGGCGTATCCGGGGTGTCCATAGTCGCTGTCCCCTGTTCAGCACACCTTCAACAGGCGGTTGTTTTTCTTGCCCGACCGCAGGAGCGTCAGCCGTCCTTCGATCAGCATCGCGGGGGCGAAGACCGCCGCGACATCGCCCACGCGGACGTTGTTGACTGTCAGGCCGCCCTGTTGCATCAGCCGGCGCGCCTCGCCCTTGCTCGCGCACAGCCCCGTCGCGGCGACCACCTCCAGCAGCGGCTTGCCCACCACCGCATCGCGGGGCAGTTCGGACGAGGGGACGTTGGCGAAGACGGCCAGCAGGTCGGAGGCGGTCAGCCCGTCGAACGAGCCGCCGAAGAGCACCGCGCTCGCCCGCTGCGCGACGGCCAGCCCGTGCTCGCCGTGAACCGCGCGGGTGAGCTGCTCGGCGAGGATCCGCTGCGCCTCACGCTTCTCCGGCGCGGCCGCGACCTCGCCTGCGAGACGGCACAATTCGTCCTCGGGCAGAAACGTGAAGATCCGCAGGAAGCGGATGACATCGGCGTCCAGTGTCCGCAGGAAGAACTGGTAGAATTCGTAATACGAGGTGCGGCGGTGGTCGAGGTAGATCGCGTTGCCTTCGCTCTTGCCGAACTTGCGGCCCTGGCTGTCGCACACCAGCGGGAAGATCAGCCCATAGGCGTCGGCGCCCTCGACACGGCGGATCAGCTCCGTTCCTGCGGTGATGTTGCCCCATTGATCGGATCCGCCGATCTGCAGGCGGCAGCCGGTCGCGCGGTAGAGGTGGAGAAAATCGTAGCCTTGGAGGATCTGGTAGCAGAACTCGGTGAATGAGATGCCATCCTGCGATTCCAGACGCCGCTTGACCGACTCCTTGGCCAGCATCTGATTCACGCGGAAGTGGCGGCCCACATCGCGCAACAGCGTAATGAACGTGAAATCCTTGTGCCAGTCATAATTGTTGACCATGCTGGCCGGATTCGGGCCGGTGTCGAACGCGATGAACCGCGACAGATTCTCCTTGATCCCTTCGAGGTTGTGGCGCACCTGCTCATCGGTCAGCAGGTTGCGCTCGGCAGACTTCCCGGAGGGGTCGCCGATCAGCCCCGTCGCGCCACCGACCAGGGCGATCACGCGGTGGCCGGCGCGCTGGAAATGGGTGAGCGCCATGATGGTCACGTAATTGCCCGCCTGGAGGCTGTCGCACGACGGGTCGAAACCGGCATACACGGTCATCGGCTTGTCGAGCGCCGCCGCCAGCTCAGGCGCGGTGATGGCCTCAAACAGCAACCGATCCTTCAGCGTATCCAAGACATTCGGCATGGTCTCACTCCCTTACCGCAGCGTCTTCAACCAGGCGGCCTCGTCAAGCGGGTGCTTCTGCGGAACCACCAGCGAGAGAGTCATCCGCTGCGGGTCAAACACCGTCTCGGCGACCGCCCGGACATCCTCGGACGACGTCGAGCGGACGAGATCAATGAACTCGTCCGGGTCGAGCAACCGGCCGTACTGGGCGAGCGACTCCCCCACCCACGAGAGCTGGCCGCCCGTGCCCTCGAGCCCGAGCCTGAACGAGCCGAGCAGGTAGTCCTTGGTGCGCCGCAACTCGGCCGCGCCGACCGCCTTCTCGCGAACGCGGACGATCTCGCGGGCGATCAAACGGGTCGCGTGATCCGCCCGGGCGCTGTCGAGGCCGGCGGCGATGACCAGCACGCCGGTATCGTCGAACAACTGGTAGGTGGAATGGATCGAATAGGCCAGGCCGTGCCGCTCGCGCACCACCTGAAAGAGGCGCGAGC
This is a stretch of genomic DNA from Lentisphaerota bacterium. It encodes these proteins:
- a CDS encoding DUF480 domain-containing protein — its product is MDTPDTPLQTPPPPTGLTLTADEARVLGSLIEKQITTPEYYPLTLNALIAACNQKNNRDPVLSLDETAVVLALDGLREKKLAWQVSLAGHRAYKYRHAFTEVIHVPEPSVALLTELLLRGPQTAAELRARTERMHAVFADVTAVEAALQGLADHAEGPLTVKLGRESGRREARWAHLLSGPPAAATLPSGGGGDAVSSPVTASAVSRLDRVEQELAAVRAQVAGLEVRFAAFARQLGE
- a CDS encoding tyrosine--tRNA ligase gives rise to the protein MPNVLDTLKDRLLFEAITAPELAAALDKPMTVYAGFDPSCDSLQAGNYVTIMALTHFQRAGHRVIALVGGATGLIGDPSGKSAERNLLTDEQVRHNLEGIKENLSRFIAFDTGPNPASMVNNYDWHKDFTFITLLRDVGRHFRVNQMLAKESVKRRLESQDGISFTEFCYQILQGYDFLHLYRATGCRLQIGGSDQWGNITAGTELIRRVEGADAYGLIFPLVCDSQGRKFGKSEGNAIYLDHRRTSYYEFYQFFLRTLDADVIRFLRIFTFLPEDELCRLAGEVAAAPEKREAQRILAEQLTRAVHGEHGLAVAQRASAVLFGGSFDGLTASDLLAVFANVPSSELPRDAVVGKPLLEVVAATGLCASKGEARRLMQQGGLTVNNVRVGDVAAVFAPAMLIEGRLTLLRSGKKNNRLLKVC